One genomic segment of Balaenoptera musculus isolate JJ_BM4_2016_0621 chromosome 11, mBalMus1.pri.v3, whole genome shotgun sequence includes these proteins:
- the SEC22C gene encoding vesicle-trafficking protein SEC22c isoform X1 — MSMILFACVVRVRDGLPLSASTDFYHTQDFLECRRRLKTLALRLAQYPGRGSAEGLAFSIHFSSSRDVACMAICSCQCPAAMAFCFLETLWWEFTASYDTTCIGLASRPYAFLEFGNTTGGAVTCHWRTALYDEISQQWKGPASVEVQHSGFSSLQSLGQGGRMAKPVSYSGADVSKLWAKDSVIQKVKWHFNYVSSTQMESSLEKIQEELKFQPPALLTLEDADVANGVMNGHPQMHLEPAPNFRMEPVTALGMLSLILNIMCAALNLIRGIHLAEHSLQVAQEEIGSILAFLIPFVACIFQCYLYLFYSPARTMKVVLMLLFICLGNMYLHGLRNLWQILFHIGVAFLSSYQILTRQPQEKQSDCGV, encoded by the exons ATGTCCATGATCCTTTTTGCCTGTGTGGTTAGGGTGAGGGATGGACTGCCCCTCTCGGCCTCCACTGACTTTTACCACACCCAAGATTTTCTGGAATGCAGGAGACGGCTCAAGACTTTAGCCTTGCGACTGGCCCAGTATCCAGGTCGAGGTTCTGCAGAAGGACTTGCCTTCAGTATCCA TTTCTCTTCTTCGAGGGATGTGGCCTGCATGGCTATCTGCTCCTGCCAGTGTCCAGCGGCCATGGCCTTCTGCTTCCTGGAGACCCTGTGGTGGGAATTCACAGCTTCCTATGACACCACCTGCATTGGCCTAGCCTCCAGGCCATACGCCTTCCTCGAATTTG GGAACACCACTGGAGGTGCTGTAACGTGTCACTGGAGAACAGCCTTGTACGATGAGATTTCACAGCAGTGGAAGGGGCCTGCAAGCGTGGAGGTTCAACACTCTGGCTTTTCATCTCTCCAGAGCCTGGGGCAGGGTGGAAGAATGGCGAAACCTGTATCTTATTCTGGAGCAGACGTCAGCAAACTGTGGGCCAAGG ACAGCGTCATTCAGAAAGTGAAGTGGCATTTTAACTATGTAAGTTCCACCCAGATGGAGAGCAGCTTAGAAAAAATTCAGGAGGAACTCAAGTTCCAGCCTCCAGCGCTTCTCACTCTGGAGGACGCAGATGTGGCTAACGGGGTGATGAACGGTCACCCACAGATGCACTTGGAGCCTG CTCCTAATTTCCGAATGGAACCTGTGACAGCCCTGGGCATGCTCTCTCTTATTCTCAACATCATGTGCGCTGCTCTGAACCTCATTCGTGGAATTCACCTCGCAGAACATTCTTTACAG GTTGCACAAGAAGAAATTGGAAGTATTCTGgcttttcttattccttttgtAGCCTGCATTTTCCAG TGTTATTTGTACCTGTTCTACAGTCCAGCCAGGACGATGaaggtggtgctgatgctgcttTTTATTTGCCTGGGCAACATGTACCTGCATGGGCTGAGGAACCTCTGGCAAATCCTCTTCCACATAGGAGTGGCTTTCCTGTCTTCCTATCAGATCCTGACGaggcagcctcaggagaagcagTCTGACTGTGGAGTGTGA
- the SEC22C gene encoding vesicle-trafficking protein SEC22c isoform X2 — MSMILFACVVRVRDGLPLSASTDFYHTQDFLECRRRLKTLALRLAQYPGRGSAEGLAFSIHFSSSRDVACMAICSCQCPAAMAFCFLETLWWEFTASYDTTCIGLASRPYAFLEFDSVIQKVKWHFNYVSSTQMESSLEKIQEELKFQPPALLTLEDADVANGVMNGHPQMHLEPAPNFRMEPVTALGMLSLILNIMCAALNLIRGIHLAEHSLQVAQEEIGSILAFLIPFVACIFQCYLYLFYSPARTMKVVLMLLFICLGNMYLHGLRNLWQILFHIGVAFLSSYQILTRQPQEKQSDCGV; from the exons ATGTCCATGATCCTTTTTGCCTGTGTGGTTAGGGTGAGGGATGGACTGCCCCTCTCGGCCTCCACTGACTTTTACCACACCCAAGATTTTCTGGAATGCAGGAGACGGCTCAAGACTTTAGCCTTGCGACTGGCCCAGTATCCAGGTCGAGGTTCTGCAGAAGGACTTGCCTTCAGTATCCA TTTCTCTTCTTCGAGGGATGTGGCCTGCATGGCTATCTGCTCCTGCCAGTGTCCAGCGGCCATGGCCTTCTGCTTCCTGGAGACCCTGTGGTGGGAATTCACAGCTTCCTATGACACCACCTGCATTGGCCTAGCCTCCAGGCCATACGCCTTCCTCGAATTTG ACAGCGTCATTCAGAAAGTGAAGTGGCATTTTAACTATGTAAGTTCCACCCAGATGGAGAGCAGCTTAGAAAAAATTCAGGAGGAACTCAAGTTCCAGCCTCCAGCGCTTCTCACTCTGGAGGACGCAGATGTGGCTAACGGGGTGATGAACGGTCACCCACAGATGCACTTGGAGCCTG CTCCTAATTTCCGAATGGAACCTGTGACAGCCCTGGGCATGCTCTCTCTTATTCTCAACATCATGTGCGCTGCTCTGAACCTCATTCGTGGAATTCACCTCGCAGAACATTCTTTACAG GTTGCACAAGAAGAAATTGGAAGTATTCTGgcttttcttattccttttgtAGCCTGCATTTTCCAG TGTTATTTGTACCTGTTCTACAGTCCAGCCAGGACGATGaaggtggtgctgatgctgcttTTTATTTGCCTGGGCAACATGTACCTGCATGGGCTGAGGAACCTCTGGCAAATCCTCTTCCACATAGGAGTGGCTTTCCTGTCTTCCTATCAGATCCTGACGaggcagcctcaggagaagcagTCTGACTGTGGAGTGTGA
- the SEC22C gene encoding vesicle-trafficking protein SEC22c isoform X4, whose product MSMILFACVVRVRDGLPLSASTDFYHTQDFLECRRRLKTLALRLAQYPGRGSAEGLAFSIHFSSSRDVACMAICSCQCPAAMAFCFLETLWWEFTASYDTTCIGLASRPYAFLEFGNTTGGAVTCHWRTALYDEISQQWKGPASVEVQHSGFSSLQSLGQGGRMAKPVSYSGADVSKLWAKDSVIQKVKWHFNYVSSTQMESSLEKIQEELKFQPPALLTLEDADVANGVMNGHPQMHLEPGGCYKKLNCCDQ is encoded by the exons ATGTCCATGATCCTTTTTGCCTGTGTGGTTAGGGTGAGGGATGGACTGCCCCTCTCGGCCTCCACTGACTTTTACCACACCCAAGATTTTCTGGAATGCAGGAGACGGCTCAAGACTTTAGCCTTGCGACTGGCCCAGTATCCAGGTCGAGGTTCTGCAGAAGGACTTGCCTTCAGTATCCA TTTCTCTTCTTCGAGGGATGTGGCCTGCATGGCTATCTGCTCCTGCCAGTGTCCAGCGGCCATGGCCTTCTGCTTCCTGGAGACCCTGTGGTGGGAATTCACAGCTTCCTATGACACCACCTGCATTGGCCTAGCCTCCAGGCCATACGCCTTCCTCGAATTTG GGAACACCACTGGAGGTGCTGTAACGTGTCACTGGAGAACAGCCTTGTACGATGAGATTTCACAGCAGTGGAAGGGGCCTGCAAGCGTGGAGGTTCAACACTCTGGCTTTTCATCTCTCCAGAGCCTGGGGCAGGGTGGAAGAATGGCGAAACCTGTATCTTATTCTGGAGCAGACGTCAGCAAACTGTGGGCCAAGG ACAGCGTCATTCAGAAAGTGAAGTGGCATTTTAACTATGTAAGTTCCACCCAGATGGAGAGCAGCTTAGAAAAAATTCAGGAGGAACTCAAGTTCCAGCCTCCAGCGCTTCTCACTCTGGAGGACGCAGATGTGGCTAACGGGGTGATGAACGGTCACCCACAGATGCACTTGGAGCCTG GTGGCTGTTATAAAAAACTCAACTGTTGTGACCAGTGA
- the SEC22C gene encoding vesicle-trafficking protein SEC22c isoform X3 — protein sequence MAICSCQCPAAMAFCFLETLWWEFTASYDTTCIGLASRPYAFLEFGNTTGGAVTCHWRTALYDEISQQWKGPASVEVQHSGFSSLQSLGQGGRMAKPVSYSGADVSKLWAKDSVIQKVKWHFNYVSSTQMESSLEKIQEELKFQPPALLTLEDADVANGVMNGHPQMHLEPAPNFRMEPVTALGMLSLILNIMCAALNLIRGIHLAEHSLQVAQEEIGSILAFLIPFVACIFQCYLYLFYSPARTMKVVLMLLFICLGNMYLHGLRNLWQILFHIGVAFLSSYQILTRQPQEKQSDCGV from the exons ATGGCTATCTGCTCCTGCCAGTGTCCAGCGGCCATGGCCTTCTGCTTCCTGGAGACCCTGTGGTGGGAATTCACAGCTTCCTATGACACCACCTGCATTGGCCTAGCCTCCAGGCCATACGCCTTCCTCGAATTTG GGAACACCACTGGAGGTGCTGTAACGTGTCACTGGAGAACAGCCTTGTACGATGAGATTTCACAGCAGTGGAAGGGGCCTGCAAGCGTGGAGGTTCAACACTCTGGCTTTTCATCTCTCCAGAGCCTGGGGCAGGGTGGAAGAATGGCGAAACCTGTATCTTATTCTGGAGCAGACGTCAGCAAACTGTGGGCCAAGG ACAGCGTCATTCAGAAAGTGAAGTGGCATTTTAACTATGTAAGTTCCACCCAGATGGAGAGCAGCTTAGAAAAAATTCAGGAGGAACTCAAGTTCCAGCCTCCAGCGCTTCTCACTCTGGAGGACGCAGATGTGGCTAACGGGGTGATGAACGGTCACCCACAGATGCACTTGGAGCCTG CTCCTAATTTCCGAATGGAACCTGTGACAGCCCTGGGCATGCTCTCTCTTATTCTCAACATCATGTGCGCTGCTCTGAACCTCATTCGTGGAATTCACCTCGCAGAACATTCTTTACAG GTTGCACAAGAAGAAATTGGAAGTATTCTGgcttttcttattccttttgtAGCCTGCATTTTCCAG TGTTATTTGTACCTGTTCTACAGTCCAGCCAGGACGATGaaggtggtgctgatgctgcttTTTATTTGCCTGGGCAACATGTACCTGCATGGGCTGAGGAACCTCTGGCAAATCCTCTTCCACATAGGAGTGGCTTTCCTGTCTTCCTATCAGATCCTGACGaggcagcctcaggagaagcagTCTGACTGTGGAGTGTGA